CGCCCTTGGTCGTCGAAAGCGTGAGTCAATTCGTGTCCCATAACAACGCCCATAGCGCCATAATTGACACTTTTCGGGTTATCGCCATCATAGAACGGTAGCTGTAGGATACCAGCTGGAAATACTATTTGATTCTTCGTTGGTGTGTAATATGCGTTGACAGTGGATGGGGTCATTCCTATAATAAAAAGCGCTTATAACAAATCATGAACAGGAACCAATAATGTTTGTTCTTTTTGGGTTTTGGCTCACTGAAAAAAACGATAAGTCCTGAAGGTTCTAAGATAaacaagttttaattttttcttttgaaattctTAGTAGCAATCCCAAAGTTGGAAATTTGAGGTATTAAAAACTGTGGTCGTTAATTGCGCTTGAACTCATTGGGTAACAGCAACGACAGAATAAATCGTAATCCGTTATTGAAAACATTTGTGTACTTTTctagtcagtcagtcagtcagtaagTCAGTCCATTCACCGCCCGTGGCGATAGGTGGACATTTGATATTTATCGCCCCAAGCTTGTACTTGGTGCGCGAACCAGTGGTTACTTACAAGGGATAAGGATAAATTTAAGATTGGAGACATAGCTTGGTTTACATTTCACGCAACGCCAGTGCCATGCCATGAGTTGGCTCGTTTCTCACTTAATTTAAGAAATAgctagatattattataatatttacccCATTTGGTTTTATTGACAGGCTGATCCAATTTACTGAGGTCGTGTTTAAGACTAAATACATTGAAAGCGATATTATTGGCGAAGTATTCGTTAGGCTTGACTTCCAACTCTTCGTACTGTTTGTCTAAATCTTCTTTGTTTAATATGTAGTCTGGGAAacctaaaaatttacatttttagtacATTCCATCTTTACAATACAATTGTTACTAGAAGCTGTTGCTCCAATGTTCATTGGACtgtatattgtattgttatgaCTATTGTCTCTTTATAAAAGATtgccataaataattatacgtgttatgttagaactagcgcgcgctggtgatttttgtcacggtgactgtttcgtcactcttgtcgagtccatgaatatgtatggagatgcgcgcacgttacgacgtgacaattgggtgacatttcacagaccagctctttatgataaaaaattgaaagagtattcagatattcacgtgaaaattaaagtctttttctgccgagtctcaagagttcacagagaaccaccgtctcttcgaaatccatagtggcaaatgacacttcgatttcgaaaatgttttgtcactgtctctattaatgagcgcactccaatttggaaacgtgacgtgacaatgacaaacactttacagtcaccgtgacaaaaatcaccagtgcgcgctagttcttataaGAATAGTTTAAATTAGTACCTATCATGTCAGTAATAGCATCAGCTTTCGTTTCAGCTGCCTCTCTAGTTTCAGCGTCCATCCAATCGAGATCTTTGAGATGTTTTTTAAAAGCTGCTCGTATGTTATCTATCATTATTTCACCCTGTGTCTTAGCTTCTCCATGAAATACTTCGCGGACGAACATTGCGCCCACGGCGaaacctaaaataaatatttcacaaaattaaaacacatcGTATGTACAATACTTTTATTAGCATTGAGAAAAACCTCTGGAGGTGTATTTAGCTGAAATATTCAgtccatatttatataaactttatctttaagattaaaataaatattaagacgaGGGCTTTTTATAAATAGTGGACGAACTAATtgtaatactataaaaatattgaatgagAATGAAAACAAAGCTAAGCTTAAAGAATAATGTAAAAACAAGTCTGATTTTGTCTTGCACATCAGACTAACAgaaaataatgttgtcttaaattttggcgattacacattgaaataaaactagctataacggatttgaatcgcgtatattaattatttttaacatcccgacgtttcgagcactttacagcgttcgtggtcacgggtaggcagtctacccgtgaccacgtgCGCGATATATACGCGaatcaaatccgttatagctagttttattttaacagaaaaTAAGTTGatgttgtgtttttatttgtgtatatttagaTCAATATTTCACTCTTATAAAAGTGTAGCAAGGTTTACCAATGGCATTATTAGTATCCGTAACACAGTAACGCCAAGATTCCTCCGTGCCTTCAGAACCAAAGAGGGCCTTCCTTAGAATTTTGGTGGCATCTCGGAAGGACTTCGACAAATAGGTAGAGAGAGATCTAGACACCTGCCACATCATGTAGCTTGTGAGAGTtctgaaatacaaaaaaaaatagttaataattatatatatcttgttTAGTATAACTAAATTGTACCTCATGCCTAAAACAagcatatatttgtaaatattcaacGATTCTGAAAATATTCTACAGTTATTAAAGGATAATTTTAGGCACTCTGGGCTGATAcgttatgattttaaataacaataataacaaataaataaatatgagacaacatcacatacattactctgatcccaatgtaagtagctgaaacacttgtgttttggaaaatcagaagtaacgacggtaccacaaacacccagacccaagacaacatagaaaactaatggtaatctacatcgactcggccaggaatcgaaccctggacctaggagtggcgtaaccatgaaaaccggtgtacacaccactcgaccatggaggtcgtcaaatgaaaGTATCTTcacataattttcaaattaaaaggaTGATTTGAAGAATTGTACACATTATTTTAACTTACTTTTGGTCTTCCTCCGTTTTACTGTATTTTCTCAAAATTCttgttagatttttaaaatattctggaGCGTATACAACTATTCTTTCATTATCAGGTATCTGTAAAAAAACAGTTGTGTAATAAAGTGTATTAAAGCCTTATTCCTTAACATTTTATGGGGCAATAAACGCCTCTATTCTGGAGTAGTCTCGCTAAAAATTTCAAAGTCCATAATGTACAATGAACTTACACTTCTGTTGACAAGTTTGAAGGCATCGTTGAAAAACATGGACCAATTCAGGAATGGTGCCTCTTTCTGCCACTGTTTCACTGTATACGGATTGTACAATCCTTCTTCATCCCTTCTATCCTCTGCTGGGATAGTTATATTAGCTAATTCGGATTCGAATAGTATTACTTTGTTCATCTGTACGCGTGCTTCGGTTTTATTGGCTCCCAGTAGAACACAAATTCTGGTCATGTAGTCTAAGTATGCGTCGAGAACTTTCTTATGTGCAGTCCTGTTGAGATAATTGTCTCGTGTGGGTAGATTTAAACCTCCTTGATCGAGCTGTGAATTTAAAGaagtatatctttattttaagaagGTAACAAGCAATTAGACAATCTTATGATATTGGACTCTTTTGCCATTCATGTACATCTTCCATGGGATTACAAATGTTAGGTCcattttgtgtataattataataccttTACCACCAGTAAAGTCAGACAAACACAGATGTTATTGGCAAAACAACTGGACCGTTCGAAAAAGTGGACTAGACGTATTTTACTATTGAAAGCATTCGTTTTTTCGTTTTCCATTGTCTGTCAAATGcgaatttgaaaattttgaatttggacaTTAAAAATGTCTTAGTAAAAATAACTTACAACGATGACGTGTTTAGACGAATTCCTGTCATCCTCTGTAACAGCCCAATTGAAAAGTCCACCCAAGTTGTACCTGAAAACgtcaatttatcaataaaacaacataaacCACTGTTTTCTAATAAAGTGAAAAGAATGTTTGTTCCTgtgaatatctttaaaactaaaatttcacATTAAATATCCATGGATCGTAAATTTACTATAGCAACCTATACTAAAAGTCATTGAtcgttatctatatatataatacaattggagAGTCTGTTTGATATATTAGAATTACCGCTCGTTACTAAACGCATATAGACAGTACACACAATATTATGCGTTACTTAGATTTAAGTCTGCAATTTAAATCCACTGATATTAGTTTTGGGAGTAAATGTGAAGGAAGTATTGTATTTTGTCTTACGTGTTCTGCACGTCTTGAAGCAACTTCTGTAAGTCCCATTTATGCTGTTTGATCAAAGTGTTCGGTAGTATGTGCCAACCGcctaatttctttataatattcacCAGCGGCTTCTCTCCCAATTTCTCTATTGTTTCGTTCGTATCTATACACGCGTCATAATAAACACGCGCTTTTGCTTCTGCGTCTGACGGATCAGTTATGTTGACTTTTTCTGCAATAACGAATAATTTttgagttttattatattttttatctaaattttcCTTGTTAccattacttatataaaataatttaaaatgttatatatacctTTAGtactaacaaaaataaacaacattgatatacataacaatacaaTCAACATTTcctaaaaaataatgtaaaggaATATCACCTGTAAAATATTCGTCAAAAAGGCAAAGTTTGCGTGAATACTTTAAATCAATACCGTACCAACCTTTTTACGCATGTGCAATTCCATTATAAGCCTTATAACTATGTTACATTGAACAAAATATGCTACGACATTTTTGCTAAGTTTTTTTCTGATGATCTTTGGTGTGACAAGCAAATTTGCAATGAGTAtctaattctataaaaataaaccaccGTGAGTCGAAATGTATCATAAtaaagtaagaaaatatttaacaaattttgcaTGTAAAATGTTAATTCGTATGCcatgtagtatatataatatttttataatattactggtACACAATatgctaataaaataaagtaaaatattgtttagttttaaagtAATAGCGACACGGTAAAGTGGAATCCTACATGCCCAAAGGCTTTGTTTCCATTTAAGGAGACATTTTTCAAGTGTGCTGCTCACACTATCACACTATaacgattaatatatctttaatagaATTTGATGTGACACAGacagatttgatttgatatgatatTCTTTTGAGCATACTTTTCCTTCTTTAATGaatattgtgtataaaatacttaataaattttgcgaatatttttatgacatgtaAATCATCAATCCATTACCTATTGCAGATCTGATGATAAGTTGATTCTGAAGTTCGATCTTACTGAAGATTCCCCAACTGGATTTACCCTCGGGTATCGGGTTGTTTCTGATCCAACCTCCGCATGCGAAGTCGTAGAAGTCTTCACAAGGATCCTGGGTTTCGTCAAGGGCTCTGATAACTTCACTCGCCGTGTAGATACAAGAGCTAGACAAACATACGCTGCTCTCTTCTGTAAAGATTTCAAATTATCCGTTACTCCAATTTATATGCGTTagcattttaatattcatagtgATTGTTTAATGAGTATTTATGTTTGGGCGccaaaaatttcaaaacatttttggaCATTTTTGACTTAATGACGTAATTTATGGCCGTTCTGGTTTCAACATTTTATAAGCTAATTATTTTACCGGCTTACTGTTTACAGAGTAAATAAAAATGGCAAAGTATCGCTTTTAATTaacaactaattaaaaaaacgctGCATGTCTATCGATATTTATTGAGCTTATTAGGTAGGTAGTACTCATTCATAACAGCAATATCACTACCGCTAAgcaataatacttagtattcaATACTTGGTATATGTATTCCATTTATAAGTTTTGTGTTATGCCTACAATGTTTCTCTTATCTAAAGACTGAAATGATCACATCATGTGTGTTGGCCAGCTTCCCTACCtattacacataaaaaaaaacccataTATtcgttataaacgcaggaaaaATGTTTACTGTGCATTGTTACTTTATAGATAGCTAAGGcagtataaaatgaaatatgagGTAATAAAGAAATGTTTGCTCAACGATCCTACACAAGCTTAATATTTAGGCGAACTATACAGGCAATAGAATGATCCAAATACATTGCTTATAACAACTTTCATCCATTCTTTGTTTACAATTCTGGTAGCATTATTTCtgaacatttaatgttattaaatcatttttaaaactgtGGGCGTTGTCACCAACTCCGCACTAGTCTATCTTTTGGGTCAATTGGttaacatttgtaataaaatagctATAAAGTTGGGCTCGGCATTTGATGGGTTGGGTCCAATGAATCGATATAAGATATAACAATGACCAATTACATCTGcaaatatcataaatgcgaaTAATTGTCTGTTATTTCTTCACGCTAAAATTTCTGTACCGATTTAGATGGAGTTTGTTGTTTTGATAGTCTGAGTTCTATGATATGATGCGCTATAAAGTTTTATCGATAGCGCGAGCAAAACCGCCGTTTCGGTTAGTACCAATATAATTAcatgttaataaaatagaatcaatCTAACTTATGTAACtgtcataaaaaatagaaacacGAAAGGTTCGTGTATTTGGATGTTAATTACTTAGTCAATTTTCAACGATTGGAATCAAGTAAACTCTAAAACTTCTAATTCGATTACAAAAAGATTTTAACACTTAAAAGTAATTCATTGAAATACAACATAGTTATGCTTATTTTTTCAGGAATAGTGAgatatttgtcttttatttttcttaattcgcTACATAAGTTAAACAACTGAAtcaaaacatttgtttaatttatattcacaaCTCCaactttaagatatttttattatctatttcagtgttattcttattttctttaatatacacattttaattaatacacattATTTATTCTGTCTctgtatttgaaatatttctataggaattttattgattagagttatttttatgtgaaatatttatttaggaattatataattgtttgtttgccaaataaataaaataaaataaaaattatgtacctatgtattcatttaaatttaaattcaaaaatagaattccACACGGTCCTCAGCCCGTTACAAAACAAATGCAATGTTTGTCGGACATTTTGacaaattgaattgaaatgaaCTTTAGGTATTACCATATCTGAATACAAACAGCTCTAAATTTTCGTGTAACGTGATCTCATAAACACTGGGACGTCGAGACTGCGATGACCTTCGTAACACCCCCGAGGCTCGATTACGTTTCACTTAGCTTCGCTTTACGACACAATAAACtatattgttgttttctttCGATCTCAATTAGGTATATTTTCGtgatatatacaaacataagagtcgagatggcccagtggttagaacgcgtgcatcttaaccgatgattgcgggttcaaacccaggcaagcaccgctgattcatgtgcttaatttgtctttataattcatctcgtgctcagcggttaaggaaaacatcgtgaggaaacctgcatgtgacaaatttcatagaaattctgccacatgtgtattccaccaacccgcattggaacagcttggtggaatatgttccaaaccttcttctcaaacggagaggaggcctttagcccaccagtgtccacccgtgcgaagccggggcgggcagctagttcgaaataaaacatttaaccgctaaatatttgaacaaataCAGGTTTAAGATCTCACCTTTATGTTCAGGTTGGTAGCACGGCGGTACTGGAATATACGACGGACCGCGTAGGGTCAGCAGAACAGATACAGTCAGTAGAACAGCAAC
This region of Vanessa cardui chromosome 25, ilVanCard2.1, whole genome shotgun sequence genomic DNA includes:
- the LOC124540478 gene encoding endothelin-converting enzyme homolog isoform X1; the protein is MASIPDSPTSSSASEENPTPSPAPEAVNKFNWMKHAKNARNNPFVKARPTLNRESSTAELFTRENSSSDFFQNSRLNLFDTAPKPEVTQGYNKGVSFIGWHQRTKLERVLLVTTAILLVAVLLTVSVLLTLRGPSYIPVPPCYQPEHKEESSVCLSSSCIYTASEVIRALDETQDPCEDFYDFACGGWIRNNPIPEGKSSWGIFSKIELQNQLIIRSAIEKVNITDPSDAEAKARVYYDACIDTNETIEKLGEKPLVNIIKKLGGWHILPNTLIKQHKWDLQKLLQDVQNTYNLGGLFNWAVTEDDRNSSKHVIVLDQGGLNLPTRDNYLNRTAHKKVLDAYLDYMTRICVLLGANKTEARVQMNKVILFESELANITIPAEDRRDEEGLYNPYTVKQWQKEAPFLNWSMFFNDAFKLVNRSIPDNERIVVYAPEYFKNLTRILRKYSKTEEDQKTLTSYMMWQVSRSLSTYLSKSFRDATKILRKALFGSEGTEESWRYCVTDTNNAIGFAVGAMFVREVFHGEAKTQGEIMIDNIRAAFKKHLKDLDWMDAETREAAETKADAITDMIGFPDYILNKEDLDKQYEELEVKPNEYFANNIAFNVFSLKHDLSKLDQPVNKTKWGMTPSTVNAYYTPTKNQIVFPAGILQLPFYDGDNPKSVNYGAMGVVMGHELTHAFDDQGREYDRFGNLNRWWNNATIGKFKHRTECIQEQYSKYKMEGQNLNGKQTLGENIADNGGLKASFHAYLEYSKHAKVNLTLPGLKYNHRQLFFISFAQVWCSAMTKESTKMQIEKDDHTIAKYRVIGPISNLPDFSREFKCPVGSKMNPKYKCEVW
- the LOC124540478 gene encoding endothelin-converting enzyme homolog isoform X2, producing MPTLHLKPGLTMARYKKTGFMDDDAGSVSSIQLNEGVRSGGTHIRYHMGVSFIGWHQRTKLERVLLVTTAILLVAVLLTVSVLLTLRGPSYIPVPPCYQPEHKEESSVCLSSSCIYTASEVIRALDETQDPCEDFYDFACGGWIRNNPIPEGKSSWGIFSKIELQNQLIIRSAIEKVNITDPSDAEAKARVYYDACIDTNETIEKLGEKPLVNIIKKLGGWHILPNTLIKQHKWDLQKLLQDVQNTYNLGGLFNWAVTEDDRNSSKHVIVLDQGGLNLPTRDNYLNRTAHKKVLDAYLDYMTRICVLLGANKTEARVQMNKVILFESELANITIPAEDRRDEEGLYNPYTVKQWQKEAPFLNWSMFFNDAFKLVNRSIPDNERIVVYAPEYFKNLTRILRKYSKTEEDQKTLTSYMMWQVSRSLSTYLSKSFRDATKILRKALFGSEGTEESWRYCVTDTNNAIGFAVGAMFVREVFHGEAKTQGEIMIDNIRAAFKKHLKDLDWMDAETREAAETKADAITDMIGFPDYILNKEDLDKQYEELEVKPNEYFANNIAFNVFSLKHDLSKLDQPVNKTKWGMTPSTVNAYYTPTKNQIVFPAGILQLPFYDGDNPKSVNYGAMGVVMGHELTHAFDDQGREYDRFGNLNRWWNNATIGKFKHRTECIQEQYSKYKMEGQNLNGKQTLGENIADNGGLKASFHAYLEYSKHAKVNLTLPGLKYNHRQLFFISFAQVWCSAMTKESTKMQIEKDDHTIAKYRVIGPISNLPDFSREFKCPVGSKMNPKYKCEVW
- the LOC124540478 gene encoding endothelin-converting enzyme homolog isoform X3 is translated as MTITGVSFIGWHQRTKLERVLLVTTAILLVAVLLTVSVLLTLRGPSYIPVPPCYQPEHKEESSVCLSSSCIYTASEVIRALDETQDPCEDFYDFACGGWIRNNPIPEGKSSWGIFSKIELQNQLIIRSAIEKVNITDPSDAEAKARVYYDACIDTNETIEKLGEKPLVNIIKKLGGWHILPNTLIKQHKWDLQKLLQDVQNTYNLGGLFNWAVTEDDRNSSKHVIVLDQGGLNLPTRDNYLNRTAHKKVLDAYLDYMTRICVLLGANKTEARVQMNKVILFESELANITIPAEDRRDEEGLYNPYTVKQWQKEAPFLNWSMFFNDAFKLVNRSIPDNERIVVYAPEYFKNLTRILRKYSKTEEDQKTLTSYMMWQVSRSLSTYLSKSFRDATKILRKALFGSEGTEESWRYCVTDTNNAIGFAVGAMFVREVFHGEAKTQGEIMIDNIRAAFKKHLKDLDWMDAETREAAETKADAITDMIGFPDYILNKEDLDKQYEELEVKPNEYFANNIAFNVFSLKHDLSKLDQPVNKTKWGMTPSTVNAYYTPTKNQIVFPAGILQLPFYDGDNPKSVNYGAMGVVMGHELTHAFDDQGREYDRFGNLNRWWNNATIGKFKHRTECIQEQYSKYKMEGQNLNGKQTLGENIADNGGLKASFHAYLEYSKHAKVNLTLPGLKYNHRQLFFISFAQVWCSAMTKESTKMQIEKDDHTIAKYRVIGPISNLPDFSREFKCPVGSKMNPKYKCEVW